The proteins below are encoded in one region of Methanofollis aquaemaris:
- the lysS gene encoding lysine--tRNA ligase, producing the protein MSDSQISFDEAKLTKYQELQEAGLPMYPARFEREVTLAEVRERYAEIGHDPSEEEVTTAGRIYSVRRHGKTIFVDVGDESTRLQLYVRKDDIGDEPFDAFKKFVDTGDIVGVTGRVFRTKMGEITIWVSTYQLLTKSVCAMPEKFHGLKNTEMRYRHRYLDLIMNAETRETFRLRSRAIAELRTFLNSRDFLEFETPTVQPVYGGANARPFMTYHNALEQKLFLRIAPELYLKRLVVGGFEKVYEIAKNFRNEDIDTHHNPEFSMVEIYAAYHDYHDMMNLTEEIITHLVIGTLGTSTVTFEGNEISFERPWRRLTMEDAVREYGGIDVFATPVEELAAIAEKEKMEKYEAAETHGDYLALFFEHFCEDKLIQPTFIYDFPIENSPLAKRHRSKPGFTERFELFVNGMELANGFSELNDPLDQKERFEAQDLKRRLGDLEAQMIDYDFINALGYGMPPTGGVGIGIDRTIMLITGNDSIKEVILFPSMRRLSQNDDGEGDDPAEEEQE; encoded by the coding sequence ATGAGCGATTCACAGATCAGTTTTGATGAGGCAAAACTCACCAAGTATCAGGAGCTCCAGGAGGCCGGTCTCCCCATGTACCCGGCCCGGTTCGAGCGAGAGGTGACCCTGGCGGAGGTCAGGGAGCGGTACGCCGAGATCGGCCACGACCCGAGCGAGGAGGAGGTCACGACCGCCGGGCGGATCTACAGTGTCCGCCGTCACGGCAAGACCATCTTCGTCGATGTCGGCGACGAGTCCACGAGGCTCCAGCTCTATGTCCGGAAAGACGACATCGGTGACGAGCCTTTTGATGCATTCAAGAAGTTTGTCGATACCGGGGATATTGTCGGGGTCACCGGTCGGGTATTCAGGACCAAGATGGGCGAGATCACGATCTGGGTCAGCACATACCAGCTCCTGACCAAGTCGGTCTGCGCCATGCCCGAGAAGTTCCACGGGCTCAAGAACACCGAGATGCGCTACCGCCACCGCTACCTCGACTTGATCATGAACGCCGAGACCAGGGAGACCTTCAGGCTCAGGAGCAGGGCTATCGCCGAGCTGCGCACGTTCCTCAACTCCCGGGACTTCCTGGAGTTCGAGACCCCCACAGTCCAGCCGGTCTATGGCGGCGCCAATGCCCGGCCTTTCATGACCTACCACAATGCCCTTGAGCAGAAACTCTTCCTGCGGATCGCCCCCGAGCTCTACCTCAAGCGGCTCGTCGTCGGTGGGTTCGAGAAGGTCTACGAGATCGCGAAGAACTTCCGCAACGAGGATATCGACACCCATCACAACCCCGAGTTCTCGATGGTCGAGATCTACGCCGCCTACCACGACTACCATGACATGATGAATCTCACCGAGGAGATCATCACCCACCTCGTCATCGGCACCCTCGGCACGTCGACGGTCACCTTCGAGGGGAACGAGATCTCCTTTGAGCGGCCCTGGCGGCGGCTCACGATGGAGGACGCGGTGAGGGAGTACGGCGGGATCGACGTCTTCGCCACCCCGGTGGAGGAACTCGCGGCTATCGCCGAGAAGGAGAAGATGGAGAAATACGAGGCTGCCGAGACTCACGGAGACTACCTTGCGCTCTTCTTCGAGCACTTCTGCGAGGACAAACTCATCCAGCCGACCTTCATCTACGACTTCCCGATCGAGAACTCGCCGCTCGCCAAGCGCCACCGTTCCAAGCCCGGCTTTACCGAGCGCTTCGAGCTCTTCGTGAACGGCATGGAACTTGCAAACGGGTTCTCCGAACTGAACGATCCCCTCGACCAGAAGGAGCGCTTCGAGGCACAGGACCTGAAGCGCCGTCTCGGCGACCTGGAGGCGCAGATGATCGACTACGACTTCATCAACGCCCTCGGCTACGGCATGCCCCCGACCGGCGGTGTCGGGATCGGGATCGACCGGACGATCATGCTCATCACCGGCAACGACTCCATCAAGGAGGTCATCCTCTTCCCGTCGATGCGGCGGCTCTCGCAGAACGACGACGGCGAGGGTGACGACCCCGCCGAGGAAGAACAGGAATAA
- the arcC gene encoding carbamate kinase: MKIVAALGGNAIIRYREKGTAEEQLGHIDAAIAPLARMIAAGHQVLVTHGNGPQVGDILLQNECAKDAVPRMPLDICGAESQGMIGYMIQQCMQNRLESLGVGAPVAAVLTRTLVDGADPAFAVPSKAIGPYYTGAEAQSLGEAEGWTVREEAGRGWRRLVPSPAPSEILEAGAIRTFFESGAVVIAGGGGGVPVVREADGLRGVEAVVDKDLAAERLASAVGADHLLMLTDVGGAYLDFGGAEEEMILSMDAQDARLLLARGEFGAGTMAPKIEAAVRFVEGGGGTAVIAHLDAAEEALAGRAGTRVTPA; the protein is encoded by the coding sequence ATGAAGATCGTCGCGGCCCTCGGCGGGAACGCCATCATCAGATATCGTGAAAAGGGGACGGCGGAGGAGCAACTCGGCCACATCGATGCAGCGATCGCCCCCCTGGCCAGGATGATCGCCGCCGGCCACCAGGTTCTCGTCACCCATGGCAACGGTCCGCAGGTGGGGGACATCCTTCTCCAGAATGAGTGCGCAAAAGATGCGGTGCCGCGGATGCCCCTCGACATCTGCGGTGCGGAGAGTCAGGGGATGATCGGGTACATGATCCAGCAGTGCATGCAGAACCGCCTGGAGAGCCTCGGAGTGGGGGCGCCGGTCGCGGCCGTGCTGACCAGAACCCTCGTCGACGGTGCCGACCCGGCCTTTGCCGTTCCTTCCAAGGCGATCGGGCCCTATTACACCGGGGCGGAGGCGCAATCTCTCGGCGAGGCCGAAGGTTGGACCGTGCGCGAGGAAGCAGGGAGGGGGTGGCGGCGCCTCGTCCCCTCCCCCGCGCCGTCTGAGATCCTTGAGGCCGGGGCGATCAGGACGTTCTTCGAAAGCGGGGCCGTCGTCATCGCCGGGGGCGGCGGCGGGGTTCCGGTCGTCAGGGAGGCGGACGGACTCCGGGGGGTCGAGGCCGTCGTCGACAAAGACCTTGCCGCGGAACGACTTGCCTCCGCCGTCGGTGCAGACCACCTCCTCATGCTCACCGATGTCGGGGGTGCGTACCTGGACTTCGGCGGGGCAGAAGAGGAGATGATCCTGAGCATGGACGCACAAGACGCGCGACTGCTCCTCGCACGCGGTGAGTTCGGGGCCGGGACGATGGCCCCGAAGATCGAGGCCGCCGTCAGGTTTGTCGAGGGGGGCGGGGGGACCGCGGTCATCGCCCACCTCGACGCCGCCGAAGAGGCACTCGCCGGCCGGGCCGGGACGCGGGTCACCCCCGCCTGA
- a CDS encoding arginine deiminase family protein, with protein sequence MRARAQAEWHRLHGVLMHEPGIEVFFALISPKKHLYERFFNLDAAHREHQRLCEVLKDEFGVRVHRLTDAALEGVQNPRHRETLLNLAEEPAGETDLALAGRDDRHLLARAILGACQNGGEVTLRGTMHNLYFMRDQQVCTDQGMVMGRMATTERQREGALTGIALSAIGAGPVGLIRRGHLEGGDFIPAGKFALLGYGSRTDREGADALLWAGSSFDEVAVVREPVHPLIEGADPMVNMHLDTYCNLAGDGVAVGNPALLERAEVKVLANESGIYRPTGWEGSLAGFLKEKDFSIVPVTTLEQLCYAANFLCVRERECVAVDTGQVARAVIKRLRMRAAAKPGVYDRLLAQAETDYRQLRLDAEFFPFKKEVYAEGVEMTPIDLHHATGGYGGAHCMTCPVRRG encoded by the coding sequence ATGCGTGCCAGAGCCCAAGCTGAATGGCACAGGCTGCATGGCGTTCTCATGCACGAACCGGGGATAGAAGTGTTTTTTGCACTCATATCTCCTAAAAAACATCTCTACGAACGTTTTTTCAACCTGGATGCCGCCCACAGAGAACATCAGAGACTCTGTGAGGTATTGAAGGATGAGTTTGGTGTACGTGTCCACCGACTGACCGACGCGGCCCTTGAGGGGGTGCAGAACCCAAGGCACCGTGAGACACTTCTGAACCTTGCCGAAGAACCGGCCGGAGAGACGGACCTGGCCCTCGCCGGAAGGGACGACCGGCACCTTCTTGCCCGCGCCATTCTCGGCGCCTGCCAGAACGGAGGAGAGGTCACCCTGCGGGGTACGATGCACAATCTCTACTTTATGCGTGACCAGCAGGTCTGCACCGATCAGGGAATGGTGATGGGGCGGATGGCAACGACCGAACGGCAGCGTGAGGGGGCGCTCACCGGGATCGCTCTCTCCGCCATCGGCGCAGGGCCGGTGGGGCTGATCAGGCGCGGCCATCTCGAGGGAGGGGACTTCATCCCTGCCGGGAAGTTCGCCCTTCTCGGATATGGTTCCAGGACCGACCGCGAGGGCGCCGACGCCCTTCTGTGGGCGGGTTCAAGTTTCGACGAGGTGGCAGTGGTCCGGGAACCGGTCCATCCCCTCATCGAGGGTGCCGACCCGATGGTGAACATGCACCTGGATACCTACTGCAACCTGGCCGGAGACGGGGTTGCCGTTGGAAATCCCGCACTCCTCGAACGGGCCGAGGTGAAGGTGCTCGCCAACGAATCCGGGATCTACCGCCCGACCGGCTGGGAGGGGAGTCTTGCCGGGTTCCTGAAGGAGAAGGACTTCTCCATCGTTCCGGTCACCACCCTCGAACAACTCTGCTATGCCGCGAACTTCCTCTGTGTCCGTGAACGCGAGTGTGTCGCCGTCGACACCGGGCAGGTCGCTCGGGCGGTGATCAAGAGGCTGCGGATGCGGGCGGCGGCGAAACCCGGAGTCTATGACCGTCTGCTCGCACAGGCCGAGACCGACTACCGGCAGCTCAGGCTGGATGCCGAATTTTTCCCGTTCAAAAAGGAGGTCTATGCCGAGGGGGTGGAGATGACCCCCATCGACCTGCATCATGCCACCGGGGGGTACGGCGGGGCGCACTGCATGACCTGCCCGGTCAGGCGGGGGTGA
- the cas1 gene encoding CRISPR-associated endonuclease Cas1 — protein MTEKARAWVTVAGFGGHIKATRTTLTVRKKNEERQYDIRDVGHLIVVGGHTIHTSAVISLLRAGAFISIFDADGQPAGQLTPPGMGDAATALRSAQNRAFGHTYALAFAEKAMNERLLAIERYGNASGWDLLYEGELEFLHRSREEYPFLIKMDELRRLHQMSTDMYYEVMGRTLPGGLEFQRRTKRPHPDPVNAMLSFGYAVLYSAANVAVIAAGLDPDHGVFKEGPGGLVYDVIDGFKPTMVDDPVFALARAGLGRGEYETGIGRCVLSECLATRLLSVLHRTIREERVTAVVRDLAHSLKTGENFSPVY, from the coding sequence ATGACTGAAAAGGCTCGTGCATGGGTGACGGTCGCCGGTTTCGGTGGGCATATAAAGGCGACCAGGACAACCCTGACCGTGAGGAAGAAAAATGAGGAGAGGCAATACGACATCAGGGACGTCGGCCACCTCATCGTCGTCGGCGGACACACCATCCACACCTCGGCCGTCATCTCTCTGCTCAGGGCCGGTGCTTTCATCTCGATCTTCGATGCCGACGGTCAACCTGCCGGTCAACTCACCCCCCCCGGCATGGGCGACGCCGCCACCGCACTCAGAAGTGCACAGAACCGGGCTTTTGGTCATACCTACGCCCTGGCCTTTGCAGAAAAAGCGATGAACGAACGTCTCCTTGCCATCGAACGCTACGGCAATGCCTCCGGATGGGATCTCCTCTATGAAGGCGAACTTGAGTTTCTCCATCGATCGCGCGAGGAATATCCTTTCCTCATCAAGATGGACGAACTCCGCCGGCTCCATCAGATGAGCACCGATATGTACTATGAAGTGATGGGCCGCACCCTGCCGGGAGGACTGGAATTTCAGCGGCGGACAAAGAGGCCACACCCCGACCCCGTCAATGCAATGCTCTCTTTTGGCTATGCCGTACTGTACAGTGCGGCAAATGTTGCCGTTATCGCTGCCGGCCTTGACCCGGACCACGGCGTCTTCAAGGAGGGCCCTGGCGGTCTGGTCTATGATGTCATCGACGGGTTCAAGCCGACCATGGTGGATGATCCGGTCTTCGCCCTCGCACGCGCCGGGCTCGGGCGGGGAGAATATGAAACCGGTATCGGGCGGTGTGTCCTCTCCGAATGCCTGGCCACTCGCCTCCTTTCGGTCCTCCATCGGACGATCCGGGAGGAGCGGGTGACCGCTGTTGTCAGGGATCTTGCTCACTCACTGAAGACCGGGGAGAATTTCTCTCCGGTCTATTGA
- a CDS encoding acylphosphatase — MKTVRILVSGKVQHVGFRACTRKIAVNLGVCGEVVNCNDGTVEITATGDPAVLEKFVAMVYECPRAVIKEIETEPLETRLYADFTVGREAVQ; from the coding sequence TTGAAGACCGTCCGGATCCTGGTCTCGGGAAAAGTTCAGCACGTCGGTTTTCGGGCATGTACCAGAAAGATCGCCGTGAACCTCGGGGTCTGCGGGGAAGTGGTCAACTGCAACGATGGAACCGTCGAGATCACTGCCACCGGCGACCCTGCAGTTCTTGAAAAATTTGTCGCCATGGTCTATGAGTGCCCACGGGCGGTGATCAAAGAGATCGAGACCGAGCCTCTTGAAACACGACTTTATGCCGACTTCACGGTCGGGCGCGAGGCAGTTCAATAG